In the genome of Vicia villosa cultivar HV-30 ecotype Madison, WI linkage group LG7, Vvil1.0, whole genome shotgun sequence, one region contains:
- the LOC131618923 gene encoding uncharacterized protein LOC131618923, giving the protein MGRIQDISDVSEFTEEEKSETNAIFENEEEEVPVHPQVPVPNYQMLRMGMVHPDNISRELVHSVDVSPNVEGIVVKAVDGGGDFNNKQEFDDRESMLTWIRRNATDLGFGAVIGRSDNGTARRNAFVTMLCERSGKYHPPPRKFKRDEAGTRKCEFPFKIRDYMLASKKWRFNLICGLHNHDMCGKLQGHPSVCRLNPEENTCINDMSLNLFQPKNILSTLKRKKPNNVSNIRQVYNIWYRNNKAIRGDRSEVQQLLKMLDDNKYVSWYRTCDDGVLHPPIKQVEMPKAIVTNGDTALMNAVAKIFPSSNALLCRYHITCNVKSKVKSALGTKQVETNGGKSVKPGVIVEQIMDAWTLLEHRLWDNILYFQLIGNVSRARLNYIFHEAKQGENVSSGSVKCGCTITIMYGLPCACVIAKKERLGEPIRMDEVIPHWKRLSFDDDDGCVEGEKSNISITSELEAIQEMFSKADDNTKLHIK; this is encoded by the exons TTACGAATgggtatggtgcaccccgataatatctCAAGAGAATTAGTTCATTCAGTCGATGTTTCTCCTAATGTTGAAGGGATAGTCGTAAAGGCGGTAGATGGTGGcggtgactttaataacaagcaagagtttgatgatcgGGAAAGCATGCTCACATGGATTCGAAGGAATGCAACTGACCTTGGTTTTGGTGCGGTAATAGGAAGATCGGATAATGGTACGGCAAGAAGAAACGCTTTCGTCACAATGTTGTGtgaaagaagcgggaaataccatccTCCTCCAAGGAAGTTTAAAAGAGACGAGGCGGGTACAAGAAAATGCGAGTTTCCATTTAAAATTCGTGATTACATGTTGGCTAGCAAGAAGTGGAGATTTAATcttatttgtggtttgcataaccatgacaTGTGCGGGAAATTACAAGGACATCCTAGTGTATGTCGGCTCAATCCGGAAGAGAATACATGTATTAAtgacatgtccttgaatcttttccaaccgaaaaatatactttCCACGTTGAAACGGAAGAAACCCAACAAcgtatcaaatataaggcaagtgtataacatCTGGTACCGTAATAATAAGGCGATTAGGGGAGATAGAAGTGAGGTGCAACAACTGTTGAAGatgttggatgataacaaatacgTGTCATGGTACAGAACTTGTGACGATGGG GTGTTACATCCACCGATAAAACAAGTCGAGATGCCCAAGGCAATTGTTACGAACGGCGATaccgctttgatgaatgcggtggcAAAGATATTTCCTTCTTCTAAcgcattactttgtcgatatcacataacATGTAATGTGAAAAGTAAGGTTAAATCCGCGCTCGGGACGAAACAAGTAGAGACCAATGGTGGAAAATCGGTGAAGCCTGGTGTGATTGTTgaacaaataatggatgcatggactC TGTTAGAACATCGATTATGGGACAACATTCTTTATTTTCAATTGATCGGCAATGTGTCTCGGGCCAGGTTAAACTATATTTTTCACGAGGCCAAACAAGGTGAAAATGTCAGTTCCGGTAGTGTAAAGTGTGGTTGCACTATTACTATCATGTATGGTCTCCCGTGTGCATGTGTTATTGCTAAAAAAGAGAGACTAGGTGAACCAATAAGAATGGACGAAGTTATCCCTCATTGgaaaagacttagttttgatgatgatgatggttgtgtCGAAGGAGAAAAATCGAATATCTCCATTACTTCTGAATTGGAAGCGATACAAGAGATGTTTTCGAAAGCCGATGACAACACGAAACTCCACATCAAATAA
- the LOC131618924 gene encoding uncharacterized protein LOC131618924, protein MKLSSQPIKTKGAPKKLKPTLNDNSTTQSPSYCEHVDKRFPDSPTSKSQKPQKMSNKGARISKPPPTPIPLKIPIIEEMPIPPNILFIEEMPVFMHPYIKRIVDIAGDGNYDYRVVSALLGNGEGSHTVFRHQLIQDLKT, encoded by the coding sequence ATGAAACTGTCGTCTCAACCGATTAAGACAAAGGGTGCTCCTAAGAAATTGAAGCCTACACTGAATGACAACTCGACTACACAGTCTCCTTCTTATTGTGAGCATGTCGATAAACGTTTTCCCGACTCACCGACTTCTAAATCTCAAAAACCTCAAAAAATGTCAAACAAAGGAGCTCGCATAAGCAAACCGCCTCCGACACCTATTCCACTCAAAATTCCAATTATCGAAGAGATGCCAATTCCTCCGAACATTCTATTCATCGAAGAGATGCCGGTTTTTATGCACCCTTACATCAAGCGGATCGTAGATATTGCTGGGGACGGTAATTATGATTATCGAGTCGTCTCGGCGTTGCTTGGTAATGGAGAGGGTAGCCATACGGTTTTCCGTCATCAACTCATCCAAGACTTGAAGACGTAG
- the LOC131620467 gene encoding probable LRR receptor-like serine/threonine-protein kinase At3g47570 — translation MKNLLFCLFLFSFSFFCFFACSIASIKNISTDESALLAIKSLITSDPYNMLSNNWSSSYSVCNWVGISCDKKHNRVHSLNLTSMDLRGTLSPNIGNLSFLVILDLSNNSFGGQLPKEICWLRRLKALEVNHNEFVGGIPIALGELSQLVYLDLSFNNLNGFIPQSIHNLSKLVYLDFEKNSIEGTIPSAVGRLHRLKSLNIGENEMSGLLPKEISNLSSLAGLFLSSNSFSGPIPEEIGYLDQLEYLILANNSFNGSLPSKLLNISSLEGLYLEKNYFSGKIQSNTRYSLPKLLSLHLNQNNFVGNIPNCIFNASNLIQLQLSFNAFSGTLPNTAFGDLRFLEVFLIYYNDLTINDSFQFFTSLTNCRNLKYIGLSGNYIQSSLPKSIGNLTSESFEVDSCGINGNIPIEIGNMSNLLFFSLIGNNIIGPIPSTFKGLQKLQSLYLSDNRIKGSFIEELCEIKSLGELYLGNNKLSGVLPACLGNMTSLIKIHVGYNNLNSKIPTSLWSLRDILEVNLSSNTFIGNLPPKIGNLRAVVLLDLSRNHISSNIPTIITFLKTLQKLSLAHNQIYGSIPTSLGGMVSLISLDLSHNMLTGVIPKSLESLLYLQKINFSYNRLQGEIPDGGLFKNWTAQSFMHNEVLCGNPRLQVPPCLKLVKKSSKANKLLLKCMVPIVVSIIFIVGSIILLKVNKRKKVENTLERGLSTLGAPRRISYYELVQATNGFNESNLLGRGGFGFVYQGKLPDGEMIAVKVIDLQSEEISKSFDVECNTMRNLRHRNLIKIISSCSNLDFKSLVMEFLLNGSLEKWLYSNNYCLNFMQRLNIMIDVASALEYLHHDSSIPVVHCDLKPTNVLLDEDMVAHVSDFGIAKLMDEGQSKTHTQTLATIGYLAPEYGSKGIVSVKGDVYSYGIMLMEIFTRRKPTDDMFNVELSLKTWISGSLPSSIIEVVDSNLIKQNEKYMDDMLTCMSTIFDIALDCCENSPEATINMTDVSASLIKIKTMVLAHNEV, via the exons ATGAAGAATCTATTATTTTGTCTCTTtcttttttcattctcatttttttGTTTCTTTGCTTGCTCAATTGCAAGTATAAAAAATATCAGCACAGACGAGTCTGCTCTTCTAGCAATTAAATCCCTCATTACTTCAGACCCCTATAATATGTTATCTAATAATTGGTCAAGTTCATATTCTGTATGCAATTGGGTTGGTATCAGTTGTGATAAGAAACACAATAGAGTTCACAGTTTGAATCTCACAAGCATGGATCTTAGAGGCACTCTTTCCCCAAATATAGGAAACTTGTCGTTCCTTGTTATACTTGATCTCTCCAACAACAGTTTTGGTGGCCAGCTTCCCAAAGAGATCTGTTGGTTGCGCCGATTAAAGGCTCTTGAAGTCAACCATAACGAATTTGTTGGAGGAATTCCTATAGCGTTGGGAGAATTATCACAACTTGTATATTTAGATCTCTCGTTTAACAACTTGAATGGTTTTATCCCTCAATCTATACACAACTTGTCTAAGTTAGTGTACTTAGATTTTGAAAAAAACTCCATCGAAGGTACCATTCCATCAGCGGTTGGACGACTTCATCGACTGAAAAGTTTGAATATTGGTGAAAACGAGATGTCGGGTTTATTACCCAAAGAAATCTCAAACTTATCTTCACTTGCtggattgtttttatcttccaacaGTTTTTCAG GTCCAATACCCGAGGAGATTGGTTATCTTGATCAACTTGAGTATCTAATATTGGCAAACAATAGCTTTAATGGATCTCTTCCTTCCAAGCTCCTCAACATATCATCACTGGAAGGTTTGTATCTTGAAAAAAATTACTTCTCAGGTAAAATCCAATCGAATACAAGATATAGCCTTCCTAAGCTGCTATCTCTACACTTGAATCAAAACAATTTTGTTGGAAATATTCCAAATTGTATATTCAATGCTTCTAAcctcattcaattacaattgagTTTCAATGCATTCAGTGGAACTCTACCCAATACTGCATTTGGAGATTTAAGGTTCCTAGAAGTGTTTCTCATATATTACAATGATTTAACAATTAATGATTCTTTCCAATTCTTTACTTCGTTGACGAATTGTAGAAACTTGAAATATATAGGCCTGTCGGGAAATTATATACAATCCAGCCTTCCGAAGTCAATTGGAAACTTAACTTCAGAATCCTTTGAGGTAGATTCATGTGGAATTAATGGTAATATTCCCATAGAAATTGGAAACATGAGCAATTTGCTATTTTTTTCTCTAATTGGGAATAATATAATTGGACCAATACCTTCTACATTTAAAGGGTTACAAAAACTTCAGAGCTTGTATCTTAGTGACAATAGAATAAAAGGATCATTTATTGAAGAGCTTTGTGAAATTAAGAGTTTGGGTGAGTTGTATTTAGGAAATAATAAGCTTTCAGGAGTATTACCAGCATGTTTGGGAAATATGACCTCTCTTATAAAGATACATGTAGGATATAACAATTTAAACTCAAAAATACCTACCTCACTTTGGAGTCTTAGAGATATTTTAGAGGTGAATTTGTCCTCTAATACTTTCATTGGTAATCTTCCACCAAAGATTGGGAATTTGAGAGCAGTTGTATTATTAGATCTATCAAGAAACCATATTTCAAGCAACATCCCTACAATCATTACTTTCTTAAAAACATTGCAGAAACTCTCTTTAGCGCATAACCAAATCTATGGGTCAATTCCCACATCACTTGGTGGCATGGTAAGCTTGATCTCCTTGGACTTGTCCCACAATATGCTAACTGGTGTTATTCCAAAATCCTTAGAATCACTTTTGTATCTTCAGAAAATCAACTTTTCTTATAATAGATTACAAGGAGAGATTCCTGATGGTGGACTTTTCAAAAATTGGACAGCTCAATCTTTTATGCACAATGAAGTTCTTTGCGGAAATCCTCGCCTACAGGTACCTCCATGTCTTAAACTTGTTAAGAAAAGTTCAAAGGCAAATAAGCTATTACTCAAATGCATGGTTCCCATAGTTGTGTCAATCATTTTCATTGTTGGAAGCATAATACTTTTGAAAGTTAACAAAAGAAAAAAGGTTGAAAATACTCTTGAAAGAGGTTTATCAACTTTAGGAGCTCCAAGAAGAATTTCTTATTATGAACTTGTGCAAGCAACAAATGGATTTAATGAGAGTAATTTGCTTGGAAGGGGTGGCTTTGGCTTTGTGTATCAGGGAAAACTTCCTGATGGTGAGATGATTGCTGTCAAAGTAATTGATTTGCAGTCGGAGGAAATATCAAAGAGCTTTGACGTGGAATGTAACACAATGAGAAATCTACGACATCGAAATTTAATTAAGATTATCAGCAGTTGTTCAAATCTTGATTTCAAGTCGTTGGTGATGGAGTTCTTGTTAAATGGAAGTTTGGAAAAATGGTTATATTCAAATAACTATTGCTTAAATTTCATGCAAAGGTTAAATATAATGATAGATGTTGCATCTGCATTGGAATACCTCCATCATGATTCTTCAATACCAGTGGTTCATTGTGATCTAAAGCCTACTAATGTGTTGTTGGATGAAGATATGGTTGCACATGTTAGCGATTTCGGTATTGCAAAGCTCATGGATGAAGGGCAATCTAAAACTCATACACAGACTTTGGCTACTATTGGATACCTTGCACCAG AATATGGCTCTAAAGGAATTGTTTCTGTAAAAGGAGATGTATATAGCTATGGAATCATGCTAATGGAAATCTTCACCAGAAGGAAACCAACAGATGATATGTTTAATGTAgaattaagtttgaaaacatggaTCAGTGGATCATTGCCAAGTTCAATTATAGAGGTTGTGGATTCTAATTTAATCAAACAAAATGAGAAATATATGGATGACATGTTGACTTGTATGTCAACTATTTTTGATATAGCCTTGGATTGTTGTGAGAATTCACCGGAAGCAACAATTAACATGACAGATGTTAGTGCATCACTGATCAAAATCAAAACTATGGTACTTGCCCATAACGAGGTTTAG
- the LOC131620469 gene encoding pentatricopeptide repeat-containing protein At1g59720, chloroplastic/mitochondrial: MSLAFATTNNNINHLLNQSNTISHSHLKQIHAQVLRTIHTNHPQSLFLYTRLLHHSSFTNLNYTTRLFHHFNNPSSFMWNILIRAYAKSTNHKHHAIVLYREMLTEQKNEVFPDKHTYPFVLKACAYLFCLFEGKQVHAHVLKLGFELDSYICNSLVHFYASCGCLEMARKVFDETCERRNEVSWNVMIDSYAKVGEYDTVLKMFCEMMKVYEPDCYTMQSVINACAGLGALSLGMWVHAYVLKRCDKNVACDVLVNACLVDMYCKCGSLEIAKQVFEGMSYRDVNSWNSIILGFAMNGKAEEVLDYFVRMVKVEKFVPNSITFVGVLSACNHGGMVNEGLTYFEMMTKEYNMEPSLVHYGCLVDLYARAGHIQEALNVVSKMSIKPDAVIWRSLLDACCKQHASVELSEEMAKQVFESEGSVCGGAYVLLSKVYASASRWNDVGLLRKLMNDKGVSKEPGCSLIEINGVAHEFLAGDTTHPESKDIYKFMNEIEEKLESIGYLPDYSGAALVNESNEGKHNTMRLHSERLAIAFGLLNSKPGMPIRVFKNLRVCNDCHKVTKLISRIYNVKITVRDRVRFHHFKDGSCSCMDYW; encoded by the coding sequence ATGTCTTTAGCTTTTGctaccaccaacaacaacattaatcaCTTGTTAAACCAATCCAACACTATCTCTCACTCTCACCTCAAACAAATCCACGCTCAAGTTCTTCGCACCATTCACACAAACCATCCACAATCCCTTTTTCTCTACACAAGACTTCTTCACCACTCCTCCTTCACAAATCTCAACTACACTACTCGTCTTTTTCATCACTTTAACAACCCAAGTTCCTTCATGTGGAACATTCTCATACGAGCCTACGCCAAATCCACAAACCACAAACACCATGCTATTGTTCTTTACAGAGAAATGTTAACAGAACAGAAAAATGAAGTCTTTCCTGATAAACACACTTACCCATTTGTTCTCAAGGCTTGTGCTTActtgttttgtttatttgaagGGAAACAGGTTCATGCCCATGTTTTGAAACTTGGGTTTGAGTTGGATAGTTATATTTGTAACAGTTTGGTTCATTTCTATGCTTCTTGTGGGTGTTTGGAAATGGCCCGGAAAGTGTTTGATGAAACGTGTGAAAGGAGGAATGAGGTTTCGTGGAATGTGATGATTGATTCTTATGCAAAGGTTGGAGAGTATGATACtgttttgaaaatgttttgtGAGATGATGAAGGTATATGAACCTGATTGTTATACAATGCAGAGTGTTATTAATGCTTGTGCGGGTTTAGGTGCTCTTTCTTTGGGTATGTGGGTTCATGCTTATGTTTTGAAAAGGTGTGACAAGAATGTGGCTTGTGATGTCTTGGTTAACGCTTGTTTGGTTGATATGTATTGCAAATGTGGATCTTTGGAAATTGCTAAGCAGGTGTTTGAAGGAATGTCTTATAGAGATGTGAATTCATGGAATTCAATCATTTTGGGTTTTGCCATGAATGGAAAAGCTGAGGAAGTATTGGATTACTTTGTCCGTATGGTGAAGGTAGAGAAATTTGTGCCTAATTCTATCACTTTTGTTGGTGTGTTGAGTGCATGTAATCATGGCGGAATGGTTAATGAGGGGTTAACGTATTTTGAAATGATGACTAAGGAATACAATATGGAACCAAGTTTGGTGCATTATGGATGTCTTGTTGATCTTTATGCTAGAGCTGGACATATCCAAGAAGCTTTGAATGTGGTTTCGAAAATGTCTATTAAACCAGATGCTGTAATTTGGAGGAGTCTTTTAGATGCTTGTTGTAAGCAACATGCAAGTGTTGAGCTAAGTGAAGAAATGGCAAAGCAAGTTTTTGAGTCAGAGGGTAGTGTTTGTGGGGGTGCTTATGTGCTTTTGTCAAAAGTGTATGCTTCAGCTAGTAGGTGGAATGATGTAGGGTTGCTTAGAAAGCTAATGAATGACAAGGGGGTGAGTAAAGAGCCTGGTTGTAGTTTAATAGAGATAAATGGTGTTGCTCATGAATTTTTAGCTGGGGACACCACTCATCCAGAGAGTAAAGATATATACAAGTTTATGAATGAAATTGAGGAGAAGCTAGAATCAATAGGGTATTTACCTGACTATTCAGGAGCGGCGTTGGTTAATGAGAGTAATGAGGGAAAACATAATACTATGAGGTTGCATAGTGAGAGATTGGCCATAGCTTTCGGGCTTTTGAATTCAAAACCAGGCATGCCGATAAGAGTATTTAAGAATCTTAGAGTGTGTAATGATTGCCACAAGGTTACTAAATTAATATCCAGAATTTACAATGTGAAGATAACTGTAAGAGACCGTGTTCGATTTCATCACTTTAAAGATGGTAGTTGTTCTTGTATGGACTATTGGTGA
- the LOC131620470 gene encoding uncharacterized protein LOC131620470 → MELFQRAKAVRLRSHHDKYLHAEEDEESINQERNGSSKNAKWTVEHIPEFDNIIRLKSCYGKYLTASNQPLLLGVTGRKVVQTLPRRLDSSVEWEPVRDGAQVKLKTRYGNFLRANGGLPPWRNSVTHDIPHRSATQDWILWDVDVLEIHVGNPPPPPIPHSDSLDFGSSALSFKSNRFDRQESTDSVGSPPKMEGRTIYYHVAEENGDVDDENVQGYSLVFNGNDVEQLTRKFVEETGLDGVIVCSRSPLNGKLYPLRLHLPPNNVMMQVVLVLASSKVAKEFEEQGLL, encoded by the exons ATGGAGCTTTTCCAACGCGCCAAAGCCGTCCGCCTCCGCAGCCACCACGACAAGTACCTCCACGCCGAAGAAGACGAAGAATCCATCAACCAAGAACGCAACGGCTCCTCCAAAAACGCCAAATGGACTGTCGAACACATCCCCGAATTCGACAACATCATCCGTCTCAAAAGCTGTTACGGAAAGTACCTAACAGCCTCCAATCAGCCGCTACTCCTCGGCGTCACCGGCCGGAAAGTTGTTCAAACGCTGCCGCGGAGACTCGATTCGTCTGTTGAATGGGAGCCTGTAAGGGATGGTGCGCAGGTTAAGCTGAAAACGAGATACGGGAATTTTTTGAGAGCGAATGGTGGGTTGCCGCCTTGGAGAAATTCTGTTACGCATGATATTCCGCATCGGAGTGCTACGCAGGATtggattctttgggatgttgatGTTCTTGAGATTCATGTTGggaatcctcctcctcctccgaTTCCGCATTCAGATTCTCTTGACTTTGGATCTTCGGCTCTTTCCTTCAAATCTAATCGGTTTGATAGACAAGAG TCAACAGATAGTGTTGGTTCACCGCCGAAGATGGAGGGGCGAACGATATACTACCATGTTGCTGAGGAAAATGGAGACGTGGATGATGAGAATGTGCAGGGCTATTCTTTAGTCTTCAATGGGAATGATGTTGAGCAGTTGACTCGTAAGTTCGTGGAAGAAACTGGACTTGATGGAGTTATTGTGTGTAGTCGAAGTCCTTTGAATGGAAAACTTTACCCTCTTCGCTTGCATCTTCCTCCAAACAATGTTATGATGCAAGTTGTTTTGGTCCTTGCCTCCTCGAAAG TTGCAAAAGAATTTGAAGAACAAGGTTTACTGTGA